One region of Oryza sativa Japonica Group chromosome 5, ASM3414082v1 genomic DNA includes:
- the LOC125078106 gene encoding mitogen-activated protein kinase 9 isoform 1 (isoform 1 is encoded by transcript variant 1) yields MQQEQRKKSSAEEFFTEYGDANRYRIQEVIGKGSYGVVCSAIDLHTRQKVAIKKVHNIFEHVSDAARILREIKLLRLLRHPDIVEIKHIMLPPSRRDFKDIYVVFELMESDLHQVIKANDDLTKEHYQFFLYQLLRALKYIHTASVYHRDLKPKNILANSNCKLKICDFGLARVAFNDTPTTVFWTDYVATRWYRAPELCGSFFSKYTPAIDIWSIGCIFAEVLTGKPLFPGKNVVHQLDLMTDLLGTPSMDTISRVRNEKARRYLSSMRKKDPVPFSQKFPNADPLALKLLQRLLAFDPKDRPTAEEALTDPYFKGLSKIDREPSCQPIRKLEFEFEQKKLSKEDIRELIFQEILEYHPQLQKNYRNGRERATFLYPSAVDQFKKQFSNLEESNGSGSAIPMERKHASLPRSTTVHSTPIPPKEQPLAASLKSSRPVSDEPCKNPWVMGGFSGNIPTSSQVSQVAKPVAPGRPVGSVFPYETGSTNDPYGPRGPVMSSGYPPQQQISQAYGYHQVPARMNCVEQSQAMDAYKMHSQSQTQAYAYPNSKVTADVALDMRGSTFHHSAGSKNGSLDRMVTQTDIYTRSLNGIVAAATSAGVGTNRKVGAVPISTSRMY; encoded by the exons ATGCAGCAGGAGCAGCGGAAGAAG agctcTGCGGAGGAGTTTTTTACAGAGTATGGTGATGCGAACCGGTACAGGATCCAAGAAGTCATTGGTAAGGGAAGCTATGGGGTTGTGTGCTCTGCCATTGATTTGCACACTAGACAGAAGGTGGCGATCAAGAAGGTGCACAATATTTTTGAGCATGTCTCGGATGCTGCGCGTATTCTCCGTGAGATCAAGCTTCTGAGACTCCTAAGGCATCCGGACATTGTTGAGATCAAGCACATTATGCTACCTCCGTCAAGAAGGGACTTCAAAGATATTTATGTTGTTTTTGAGCTTATGGAATCTGATCTCCACCAAGTTATAAAGGCTAATGATGACTTAACAAAAGAGCACTACCAATTTTTCCTTTATCAATTACTCCGGGCCCTCAAATACATTCATACTG CTAGTGTTTATCACCGTGATCTGAAGCCCAAGAACATTTTAGCAAATTCTAACTGCAAACTGAAAATATGTGATTTCGGACTAGCACGAGTTGCATTCAATGATACCCCAACAACTGTCTTCTGGACG GATTATGTAGCAACAAGATGGTACAGGGCTCCAGAGCTCTGTGGATCCTTCTTCTCAAAG TATACACCAGCTATTGACATTTGGAGCATTGGGTGCATCTTTGCTGAGGTGTTGACAGGGAAGCCTTTGTTTCCTGGTAAAAATGTTGTCCATCAGTTAGACTTGATGACTGATCTTCTAGGAACACCTTCCATGGATACAATTTCCCGG GTTCGGAATGAGAAAGCAAGACGGTACTTGAGCAGCATGAGAAAGAAAGATCCAGTCCCCTTCTCTCAAAAGTTTCCTAATGCAGATCCTTTGGCACTAAAACTCTTGCAACGGTTATTAGCCTTTGATCCAAAGGACCGTCCAACTGCTGAAGAG GCATTGACTGATCCATACTTTAAAGGCCTTTCCAAGATTGATAGAGAACCATCATGCCAGCCAATCAGAAAACTGGAGTTTGAATTTGAGCAGAAAAAATTGTCTAAGGAAGATATAAGGGAGCTGATATTCCAGGAGATATTGGAATATCATCCACAATTGCAGAAGAACTACAGAaatggaagagagagagcaaccTTTCTCTACCCAAG TGCGGTTGATCAGTTTAAGAAGCAGTTCTCTAATCTTGAAGAAAGCAATGGAAGTGGCTCAGCAATTCCAATGGAAAGAAAACATGCATCGCTTCCTAG GTCTACTACTGTTCACTCTACTCCAATTCCTCCCAAGGAACAACCTCTTGCGGCCTCATTGAAGAGCAGCAGGCCTGTCTCTGATGAACCTTGTAAAAACCCCTGGGTCATGGGAGGATTTTCTGGAAATATTCCCACTTCTTCTCAGGTTTCACAAGTGGCAAAACCAG TGGCACCAGGGAGACCTGTTGGGTCAGTATTTCCTTATGAGACTGGAAGCACCAATGATCCTTATGGTCCAAGGGGACCAGTGATGAGTTCAGGGTATCCTCCCCAGCAACAAATCTCACAAGCATATGGTTATCATCAAGTGCCTGCAAGGATGAACTGTGTTGAACAATCACAAGCCATGGATGCTTATAAAATGCATTCACAGTCACAGACGCAGGCCTATGCTTATCCGAACAGCAAAGTCACGGCTGATGTTGCTCTGGACATGAGAGGATCCACGTTCCATCATTCAGCAGGATCAAAGAACGGCTCGTTAGATAGAATGGTAACACAGACTGACATATACACAAGATCTCTTAACGGTATTGTTGCTGCCGCGACTTCGGCAGGCGTTGGTACTAACAGAAAGGTTGGTGCTGTACCCATCAGCACCTCAAGGATGTATTAG
- the LOC125078106 gene encoding mitogen-activated protein kinase 9 isoform X1 encodes MSSAEEFFTEYGDANRYRIQEVIGKGSYGVVCSAIDLHTRQKVAIKKVHNIFEHVSDAARILREIKLLRLLRHPDIVEIKHIMLPPSRRDFKDIYVVFELMESDLHQVIKANDDLTKEHYQFFLYQLLRALKYIHTASVYHRDLKPKNILANSNCKLKICDFGLARVAFNDTPTTVFWTDYVATRWYRAPELCGSFFSKYTPAIDIWSIGCIFAEVLTGKPLFPGKNVVHQLDLMTDLLGTPSMDTISRVRNEKARRYLSSMRKKDPVPFSQKFPNADPLALKLLQRLLAFDPKDRPTAEEALTDPYFKGLSKIDREPSCQPIRKLEFEFEQKKLSKEDIRELIFQEILEYHPQLQKNYRNGRERATFLYPSAVDQFKKQFSNLEESNGSGSAIPMERKHASLPRSTTVHSTPIPPKEQPLAASLKSSRPVSDEPCKNPWVMGGFSGNIPTSSQVSQVAKPVAPGRPVGSVFPYETGSTNDPYGPRGPVMSSGYPPQQQISQAYGYHQVPARMNCVEQSQAMDAYKMHSQSQTQAYAYPNSKVTADVALDMRGSTFHHSAGSKNGSLDRMVTQTDIYTRSLNGIVAAATSAGVGTNRKVGAVPISTSRMY; translated from the exons ATG agctcTGCGGAGGAGTTTTTTACAGAGTATGGTGATGCGAACCGGTACAGGATCCAAGAAGTCATTGGTAAGGGAAGCTATGGGGTTGTGTGCTCTGCCATTGATTTGCACACTAGACAGAAGGTGGCGATCAAGAAGGTGCACAATATTTTTGAGCATGTCTCGGATGCTGCGCGTATTCTCCGTGAGATCAAGCTTCTGAGACTCCTAAGGCATCCGGACATTGTTGAGATCAAGCACATTATGCTACCTCCGTCAAGAAGGGACTTCAAAGATATTTATGTTGTTTTTGAGCTTATGGAATCTGATCTCCACCAAGTTATAAAGGCTAATGATGACTTAACAAAAGAGCACTACCAATTTTTCCTTTATCAATTACTCCGGGCCCTCAAATACATTCATACTG CTAGTGTTTATCACCGTGATCTGAAGCCCAAGAACATTTTAGCAAATTCTAACTGCAAACTGAAAATATGTGATTTCGGACTAGCACGAGTTGCATTCAATGATACCCCAACAACTGTCTTCTGGACG GATTATGTAGCAACAAGATGGTACAGGGCTCCAGAGCTCTGTGGATCCTTCTTCTCAAAG TATACACCAGCTATTGACATTTGGAGCATTGGGTGCATCTTTGCTGAGGTGTTGACAGGGAAGCCTTTGTTTCCTGGTAAAAATGTTGTCCATCAGTTAGACTTGATGACTGATCTTCTAGGAACACCTTCCATGGATACAATTTCCCGG GTTCGGAATGAGAAAGCAAGACGGTACTTGAGCAGCATGAGAAAGAAAGATCCAGTCCCCTTCTCTCAAAAGTTTCCTAATGCAGATCCTTTGGCACTAAAACTCTTGCAACGGTTATTAGCCTTTGATCCAAAGGACCGTCCAACTGCTGAAGAG GCATTGACTGATCCATACTTTAAAGGCCTTTCCAAGATTGATAGAGAACCATCATGCCAGCCAATCAGAAAACTGGAGTTTGAATTTGAGCAGAAAAAATTGTCTAAGGAAGATATAAGGGAGCTGATATTCCAGGAGATATTGGAATATCATCCACAATTGCAGAAGAACTACAGAaatggaagagagagagcaaccTTTCTCTACCCAAG TGCGGTTGATCAGTTTAAGAAGCAGTTCTCTAATCTTGAAGAAAGCAATGGAAGTGGCTCAGCAATTCCAATGGAAAGAAAACATGCATCGCTTCCTAG GTCTACTACTGTTCACTCTACTCCAATTCCTCCCAAGGAACAACCTCTTGCGGCCTCATTGAAGAGCAGCAGGCCTGTCTCTGATGAACCTTGTAAAAACCCCTGGGTCATGGGAGGATTTTCTGGAAATATTCCCACTTCTTCTCAGGTTTCACAAGTGGCAAAACCAG TGGCACCAGGGAGACCTGTTGGGTCAGTATTTCCTTATGAGACTGGAAGCACCAATGATCCTTATGGTCCAAGGGGACCAGTGATGAGTTCAGGGTATCCTCCCCAGCAACAAATCTCACAAGCATATGGTTATCATCAAGTGCCTGCAAGGATGAACTGTGTTGAACAATCACAAGCCATGGATGCTTATAAAATGCATTCACAGTCACAGACGCAGGCCTATGCTTATCCGAACAGCAAAGTCACGGCTGATGTTGCTCTGGACATGAGAGGATCCACGTTCCATCATTCAGCAGGATCAAAGAACGGCTCGTTAGATAGAATGGTAACACAGACTGACATATACACAAGATCTCTTAACGGTATTGTTGCTGCCGCGACTTCGGCAGGCGTTGGTACTAACAGAAAGGTTGGTGCTGTACCCATCAGCACCTCAAGGATGTATTAG
- the LOC125078106 gene encoding mitogen-activated protein kinase 9 isoform 2 (isoform 2 is encoded by transcript variant 2): protein MLPPSRRDFKDIYVVFELMESDLHQVIKANDDLTKEHYQFFLYQLLRALKYIHTASVYHRDLKPKNILANSNCKLKICDFGLARVAFNDTPTTVFWTDYVATRWYRAPELCGSFFSKYTPAIDIWSIGCIFAEVLTGKPLFPGKNVVHQLDLMTDLLGTPSMDTISRVRNEKARRYLSSMRKKDPVPFSQKFPNADPLALKLLQRLLAFDPKDRPTAEEALTDPYFKGLSKIDREPSCQPIRKLEFEFEQKKLSKEDIRELIFQEILEYHPQLQKNYRNGRERATFLYPSAVDQFKKQFSNLEESNGSGSAIPMERKHASLPRSTTVHSTPIPPKEQPLAASLKSSRPVSDEPCKNPWVMGGFSGNIPTSSQVSQVAKPVAPGRPVGSVFPYETGSTNDPYGPRGPVMSSGYPPQQQISQAYGYHQVPARMNCVEQSQAMDAYKMHSQSQTQAYAYPNSKVTADVALDMRGSTFHHSAGSKNGSLDRMVTQTDIYTRSLNGIVAAATSAGVGTNRKVGAVPISTSRMY from the exons ATGCTACCTCCGTCAAGAAGGGACTTCAAAGATATTTATGTTGTTTTTGAGCTTATGGAATCTGATCTCCACCAAGTTATAAAGGCTAATGATGACTTAACAAAAGAGCACTACCAATTTTTCCTTTATCAATTACTCCGGGCCCTCAAATACATTCATACTG CTAGTGTTTATCACCGTGATCTGAAGCCCAAGAACATTTTAGCAAATTCTAACTGCAAACTGAAAATATGTGATTTCGGACTAGCACGAGTTGCATTCAATGATACCCCAACAACTGTCTTCTGGACG GATTATGTAGCAACAAGATGGTACAGGGCTCCAGAGCTCTGTGGATCCTTCTTCTCAAAG TATACACCAGCTATTGACATTTGGAGCATTGGGTGCATCTTTGCTGAGGTGTTGACAGGGAAGCCTTTGTTTCCTGGTAAAAATGTTGTCCATCAGTTAGACTTGATGACTGATCTTCTAGGAACACCTTCCATGGATACAATTTCCCGG GTTCGGAATGAGAAAGCAAGACGGTACTTGAGCAGCATGAGAAAGAAAGATCCAGTCCCCTTCTCTCAAAAGTTTCCTAATGCAGATCCTTTGGCACTAAAACTCTTGCAACGGTTATTAGCCTTTGATCCAAAGGACCGTCCAACTGCTGAAGAG GCATTGACTGATCCATACTTTAAAGGCCTTTCCAAGATTGATAGAGAACCATCATGCCAGCCAATCAGAAAACTGGAGTTTGAATTTGAGCAGAAAAAATTGTCTAAGGAAGATATAAGGGAGCTGATATTCCAGGAGATATTGGAATATCATCCACAATTGCAGAAGAACTACAGAaatggaagagagagagcaaccTTTCTCTACCCAAG TGCGGTTGATCAGTTTAAGAAGCAGTTCTCTAATCTTGAAGAAAGCAATGGAAGTGGCTCAGCAATTCCAATGGAAAGAAAACATGCATCGCTTCCTAG GTCTACTACTGTTCACTCTACTCCAATTCCTCCCAAGGAACAACCTCTTGCGGCCTCATTGAAGAGCAGCAGGCCTGTCTCTGATGAACCTTGTAAAAACCCCTGGGTCATGGGAGGATTTTCTGGAAATATTCCCACTTCTTCTCAGGTTTCACAAGTGGCAAAACCAG TGGCACCAGGGAGACCTGTTGGGTCAGTATTTCCTTATGAGACTGGAAGCACCAATGATCCTTATGGTCCAAGGGGACCAGTGATGAGTTCAGGGTATCCTCCCCAGCAACAAATCTCACAAGCATATGGTTATCATCAAGTGCCTGCAAGGATGAACTGTGTTGAACAATCACAAGCCATGGATGCTTATAAAATGCATTCACAGTCACAGACGCAGGCCTATGCTTATCCGAACAGCAAAGTCACGGCTGATGTTGCTCTGGACATGAGAGGATCCACGTTCCATCATTCAGCAGGATCAAAGAACGGCTCGTTAGATAGAATGGTAACACAGACTGACATATACACAAGATCTCTTAACGGTATTGTTGCTGCCGCGACTTCGGCAGGCGTTGGTACTAACAGAAAGGTTGGTGCTGTACCCATCAGCACCTCAAGGATGTATTAG